The segment ACGAATGCAAAAAAACAGGGATATTCAAATATAGTTACTGTATTGGCTGCAGGGAAAGGCTTCCCCCTGAGTTCCAACAAACTGGATCTTGTATTCTTGCGTAATGTGTGTCATCATATTCCTGACAGGGTGGACTATTTCAGGGAACTTGCCACATGCCTGAAACCGGATGGCAGGGTTGTAATAATTGATTATAGCGGCAAAGGCAGCTGGAGCTTCCATCGCATGTTCGGCCACTACGTGGACAAGGAAACGATCAGTTCAGAGATGAGTGAGGCGGGTTATAAGTTATCTGGGGAATATGACTTCTTACCGGAGCAGAGTTTCCAGGTGTTCAGATTGACTGACTGACTTTCCAGAGAGTTTTTAATACTAATGGGGGTGCCAAAAAATAGAAGGTAATGTTAACGGCCATTACCAACCGTGAATTACACCCTCAGGTTCACTTCTATCTTCGTAGATCGTGAATTCCTTCTTTGCTTCGTCCTCGGTAAGGACGAACTTATCCTCTTTTCCCATCTTCGCATAGACCAGGGGCGCGGGACCCTGTGTGTTTTCCGGTGATCTCATGTTGAAGTAGCCCGGGATCTTACTTTCGGGAAGGAATGCTGCGATCACGAACCACCCGATCTCACCGATGTAATCATCCCTGATATAGCGACTGTTGCTAGGTGGAATTGTGCTGTTGTTCTGGTGTATGTATTTGCCGTCTGCTCTGTATGCTGCGAAGCGCATGTTGTACTTTGTCTTGTTCTTCACAATAGCCAATTTATTACCCCCTAAAATTATAGATTGGTTATCAAAATGATTTGTACTAATAGTATATAATCATTATCACTTGTTTTAAGTAAAGTAAATTTTACTTAAAACCACAGTTAGTCTCTATTGATGGCTTTATATCATTTTTTGGATAAACTGGGGAGCTATAAGATGTTGCAGAACTTTTTTGAAGAAAGCTGATACTAATGGTGGATATATGAAATTCAAATCCTACCATCTGCTGTTCCTTGCAATAACCGTATTCTTTGCAATGGCAGGCGGTGCCATCCTTGCTCCTGTACTTCCGCAGATGGTGGAGCCGTTAAGCAGCAGCCCGAATGAAGTGGCACAGCTCATGGCGGTCTACACCATATCAACAGCCATTTTTTCCCTTGTTATCGGGCACTTTGTTGACCGTGTTAACAGGAAATCAGTGCTTGTTCCTTGCCTGGTCATAAACGGGTTGATGGGCCTTTTTAGCTTCTTTGCCACAGACCTGCAAACTCTTCTCATTCTGAGATTTGTACAGGGTATTGGTATCGCCGGTATGATGTCACTGGTGATGCTGGTTATAGGGGATGTCTACTCAGGGATCGATCGTGTACATTCCATGGGCAGGATCAGTATGGCAATAGCCATTGGTTCGGTAACTGCACCTCTTATTGGTGGCGGGCTGGCAACCATCGGTTGGAACTATCCATTCCTTTTCTATGTGCTCTCACTACCATTCGCTCTGCTTGTCTTTCTGCTGCTTCCTGAAACAAAGGAATGCGAATCATCAGATGGAAGTGGAATTGGGGATGCAGTCCGTGAACTAAGGGACTTCCGGATACTTTACACCGTTTTCCTGAGCTTTGCTATCTTCTTCCTGCTGTTCTCCATAGTCGTTTTCCTGCCGTTCATGCTCAAGGATGTGTTCGGATTTGCTGCTAAGGAAGCCGGTCTGGTTCTTTCCATCCAGGGGCTTGCAATTATTATGGTGGCATCGAACATCAAAAAGCTTGCAGAAAAGCTTTCCCTGATCGTCCTCATAGGTCTGGGCTTCACTCTGGTTGGTATCTCCATATCCCTTATCTCATGGACAGCTTCACTTCCTGTCCTCTTCCTGTTATTGCTGTTGTTCGGTGGTGGCTTCGGGCTTTGCCAGACTGCAATTGATTCGCAGATCATTCAGATCTCTCCTCCGAGATCCCGTGGTGGTGTACTTTCCATTCACAATACCATGAAATATGTGGGACAGAGTGCCTCACCTGTGGTCCTGGGTATCATATTGCTTTTCTTCGACCTGCATATGGTGTTCCTCTTTTCAGGTATCTTTGGAATACTCGTTGCAGTTGCAACCCTGCTCTTCAGAGGGAGATTCATTGTGGAAAATAGTATCTGATCAAAGATGGTGGTATGACGAATGGATTATGATCTCATAAAAACGAAACTTGGAAGCATTCTACTGGCCGGAGATGATGGGGAGCTGAAAGTGCTTAACATTCAGGATGAGGGGAGGTAATGTCATATCCTCTTTGATTGGTACCAGTAAATTTAATTTACATTGCAATTGTTCAGTAGAAATATTCAGATGATCCATATGTCCAGCGATACAAAACCTCTTTTAGAGTACCATAATGTGACTGTCAGAAAAAAAGAACGGAACGTTCTGGATTCAATCTCTTTGAACATCGATGTCGGTGAGAACGTTGCCATCATAGGTCCCAATGGTTCCGGCAAATCCTCGCTGATCAAAACAATCACAAGGGACTACTATCCTCTTGCTGATTGTGAGGATCTTGTCTTCAGGATCATGGGGAAGGATGTGTGGGATCTTTTTGAAATGCGCCATTTTCTGGGCCTCGTGTCCTATGACCTGCAGGAAGAGTATGAAAGGAACGTTTCCGGACTGGATGCGGTGATCTCTGGTTTTTTCAGCAGCATTGGGCTGTATCCTAACCATAGGATCTCGCCTGAAATGAAGGAAAAGGCCCTTGGGCTTCTTGAACTCCTTGGCATATCGCATCTTTCTGAAAAGAAGATGTCAGAAATGTCTACTGGTGAGGCCAGACGTGTCCTTATTGCAAGGGCGCTTGTACATGATCCGCAGACTCTTGTGCTCGATGAACCCTCGAACAGTCTTGACATGAGTTCACGTCATGTTTTCAGGGAGACATTAAGAAAAATAGCTTCTGCAGGAAAGAGCATCATACTTGTGACACATGACCTTGATGATGTTATTCCTGAGGTCGGTCGTGTTGTGCTGTTAAAGGAAGGACAAATTTTCCTTGAAGGCCCCAAGGAGGATATACTTACGGCAGGGAACCTCTCCGAACTCTTCGATATGGATGTTGAGGTTGCTTGTGAAAAAGGATATTACAGGACATGGATCGATCCATTGTCCCTTTGATCTTGATTTTTGATTTTTAAATTTTTGCTTTAAAGGAATAGGTCAGAAGTCGAACAGGGTCTTCTGAGGCTTTGCTTTTGCAACCGGTTTTGGCTCCGGCTTCGGTTCAGCTTTTGTAGCCGGGTCTGCAGCCTTTGAACTCTCTGCAGCATCTGAATTCCCTTTTGATGCAGCATTTTGCATTATCTGGTTCAGATCCATCTGCTTTTTGTCCTGTACCTTTCTGGCTGCCTTCTTCTCAAAGAATACTGGCGCATCGTCAGTGCCATAGGTGCTGCGTTTTTCCTGTGCCAGGTCATAGATCTTCTGTATGCCTTTTGTGACCTTTTTGCCACCGGTAAGGTAGACGATCTCATCCACGGTCAGGTCCAGGTCCACAGTAACATCTACTGCATAGGCATCATCCTTCAGCATCCTGCCGTAGAGGTGTGCCAGGTCTGTGCGTGAATAACGCATGGACTCGTTGCAGTGGTCACCGATCCGGGATGCAATATTATCCCTCATATCACGTTTTGACCTTAACTGCCCCATCTTCCGCCAGAATGAAGGTGGCTGGTATTTTGTGAAACCGCGGCTGACATGTGATTTCGATACAACTGTTCCGCATGTCATGAGGACACTTGCATATCTCCAGAGGCGGTAGCTCTGTCGCTTTCTCACACGACCAAGGTACCTGTCTGCTTTTGAAAGGCGCCTGTAGCCTGTTATTACATCCTCTTCGGCACCTTCCTGTGTGCCATATTGTAATGGCAGGTTCTCGTCGATCCAGTGGATAAGGTTCTCAGGAGTTTCGTCCAGGCCGTATGTGGCCTGCAATGCACTTTTCGGGTCGGTGCTCTTGAAGATCTTTCCCATTACCTTGAAGATGTTTTCCTTCGTGTCCCTCTCGGAGGTGGCGATATCCTCAATGTAGATCTCATCCCTTCCCAGCGAAACTGCCTGAAGGTCTTTGACAGCACTTCGCATGTCTCCGCCAGCGTTCTCAGCTAACTTCTCAAGGACTCCAACCCCGCACATGATCTTCTCCTCGACGCAGATCTTCTTGAGTGCCGGGATCATCGACCTTCCCTGCACCGAGTTGAACTTCAGCTCAATGCAATTTGAGCGTATAGTAGGTGTGAGTCCGTAGAGGTCATTAGCGATCAGCACGATGGGCTGGTCAGTTGTCTTGATTATATTTCCCACAGCACGGGAGCCACCCCTGTCGGCATTTCCGTGCATGTTGTCGGCTTCATCCAGGATGATAAGTCTCTTTGAGGACGTGCCGGTAAGTGAGCTCATCTTCGATGCAGAACCTGCTACCCTTTCGATAGCACCTGCTGTTCGCTGGTCACTTGCATTCAGCTCGATGGTCTCCCAGCCGAAGTCCCTGGCGAGTGCGTGTGCTGCGGATGTCTTTCCGACCCCTGCAGGTCCGTAGAGTATGGCTGCACGCTTTTCCGGTGTGCCGGTGAGCCATGATTCTGCCCACTCTCTCATATCCACGACCGATTTCTTGTTGCCCACAAGATCTGAAAGGGACTGTGGCCTGTATTTTTCAACCCATTCGATAGATTCTGCCATCTGTGATCATACCTTCAATAAAAGGGAAAAGTAATTAATGTTTGCATTTCTTTGTTGATTCTGATTAATATCATTTCTGGCAGGTGATCCGGCATGTAGAACGATAGCACGACTGGTCTTATGGATGTTGTCCGGAAAAGGGCTCTTTCAAACACTGCAAAAGTGGCTATTGGTGTACGTGATCCGACACCCAAGATGATCTCCAGCATAGAGAAAGCCCACGACGAGGGTTATGCACACGTTATCCTTGTAGGGGATAAGCAGGAGATCGATGCCGTTGGCACTTCCCTTGAGATAATCAACACCCATGAGCCGGAGCTGGTCCTTGGTGACCTGCTGGCATCGGGTTCGGTGGATGCGGCTGTAAGGGGAACTGCAAAGGCCTCGGGAACTCTTTCCCATCTCAAGGATGTCCTGAAGATCGACCGCCTGCACCGCATGGCATTTCTCCTGACATCCGAAGGCGTTCCGTTCTTCCTCGCACCTGTGGGGATAGATGAGGGAAATAACCTTTCAGACAAGATCACACTTGTCAAACTTGGTGTGGAACACATGCGCAGGTTCGGGGTTGAACCGGTGGTCGGTGTCCTCTCCGGTGGCAGGATGGGTGACCTCGGGAGGCACGAGAACATTGACCGCACACTTGCAGATGCTGATTTCCTGGCAAGCAGGTTGCGGGAAAATGGTATATGTGCAAAGCATTATACAATACTGATCGAGGATGCTATAAAGGAAGCGAACTTCATCTTTGCTCCAGATGGCATAACCGGTAACCTGATATTCAGGACCCTTGTTTTCCTCGGAGGGGGGGACGGTATCGGTGCACCGGTATTGATGGATGACCATGTCTTCGTGGACACATCACGCGTTGGTGGCCACTACACAAAGGCCATAATGATTGCAAGTGCCCTTGTGGACATGAAAAATGAGAGAAATAGATCTTGATTGTATGAATTATGGGGTGTTGACATAGAAACGGTTGCATGTGGATGGCCTGTTGTGAAAGGAGATTGCAGTGCCGGAAATTCAGATTCCTGTATTGCAGTAATAACTCTTGCAAGCTCGCTTGAACCTTATGATGAAGCTGCCATGTGGGGCACCTGCAAGACCGAGAACCTTGGTGCAGAGAAGATCATCATAAACACGGTATCGAATTCAAATATCAGGTATCTCCTTATCTGTGGCAGTGAATCCAGAGGTCACCTTGCAGGAAAAACGCTTGTTGCACTTCATAAGAACGGCATAGATGAGGACGGGCGGATCATCGGTTCTGATGGTGCTATTCCTTTCATCGAGAATGTCAGCCGGGATGTCATTGAACGTTTCCAGAAGCAGGTAAGTCTCATTGAACGTATCGGCCTTGTGGATATTGATGAGATCCGCCGGATCGTTGATGAATACAAGGGCAAGGAAGGCCCGTACTGTGAAGCGGCTTTCGTTGTGGAGAGTGCCCGGAAGAAAAGCAGGCCTGTCATGGATATCACATCAGGTGACATCATGGTATCAGGTGATGTAATGCTTGATTCGGCTTCAGGTATAGTATGTGAAGTGGATTCCGAGTAAGTATCGTTCTAGTTACATTGTTATCTTAATCATTGTTATATTTCGTAGAGGTTGTGTTCATGTTCAGGTTCCAGAAAGAGCAGGAGATCGTCAATATTGCAGGTGTGAAGATCGGAGGTCAGCCGGGTGAGCTGGCAACAGCGCTTGCAGGTACTATATTCTATGAAGGCCACAGTATCGTGGAAGATGCAGATGCCGGTATCTTTGACAGGGCAGGAGCAGAAGCACTTGTGAACATGCAGGATTCCATGTCAGATGAGACCGGAAATCCCGCAATTGTCCACATCTTTGCCAATACTTTCGAGAGTATGGAGAAATACATCGATTTTGTGACCTCGGTAAGTGATTCTCCGTTCATCATCGATTCCCCGCAGCCTGCTGTGAGGATGGCTTGTGCAGAATATGTTACCGACATAGGACTTGCTGACAAGACAATCTACAATTCCATTAACATGAGCATCAGCGATGAGGAATGTGCCTCCCTTGCAAAATCCGATATTGACAGTTCCATAATCCTCGGTTTCAATGCAATGGATTCCTCCCTTGATGGTAGGATGGCATTGCTTGAGAACGGTGGCAAACTGATGGATAGGGGCCTGCTGGAAATTGCTGATGAATGTGGTATCACTAACGTGCTCATCGATCCCAGCATAACTCCAATGGGCGATGGTGCAGGCATTGCTCTTCGCATGACCATGACCGCCAAGGCGAAATGGGGCTATCCTGTAGGGTCTGGAATTCATAATGCTCCTTCTTCCTGGAGCTGGCTTAAGGCTAAAAAGAAGGAAGACTCCCTGGTCTATAAGATGTGCGACATAGGAACGGTTTCCATGCAACAGCTTGCCGGTGGCGATTTTGTGCTCTATGGCCCAATTGAGAATTCAAAGTACACTTTCCCGCTTGCGGCAATGGCGGATATCATGATCTCAGAGGCATCTTCTGACCTTGATATCGAACCTTCATCCTCACACCCGCTTAACCTGCTGGTGTGAACCCTTTTTTGGAAATGCTTATGTATCCTATGGATGCATATTCTTTTTAGCTTTCCCGGGTTGATGTGGCATGAAAGAACTTAAGATCAGTATTTCCGATGAGTTGTATGAGGAACTATCAAATGTTCCTGATAAGGATTCCTTTTTGGCAGAACTTATTGGGAATGAGCTGAAAGTATCTGCCGGGGATACCTCTGAAGACCTTCCTGAAGAAGCATACTTTGAACTTGAAGATACGTTTGAAGAGGAAGCATCTATAGAAAATGTTGAGGAAGAACCTCTTACTTTATCCTGTGATGGCAGTCTGGTGGATCCGGATGATCTCGATGGTTGTGCTGAACTTTTCACAGACATTGACCTTGAAGATGAGGTGAGAGATGAAGTAAAGCCAGCCTCTGATATGACATCTTTTTCTGAAGAGGGCAACATTCCGGTTGAGAACACAGCTTGCTTCCAGAACATCATTGTTGATCTGACAGACCGTATCTGTGAGCTTGAGAAGCAGATCATGGATATGAATTCCAGTATCCAGTCCATAAAAGACAGGTCCGTATTATTTGACATCTCTGATGACAATGTAGGGGGGCAGCAAGTTTCTGTTGT is part of the Methanococcoides methylutens MM1 genome and harbors:
- a CDS encoding class I SAM-dependent methyltransferase, with translation MYNLKAKMFNRKAAGPKSKPDKVISSLSLKEGQHVADIGVGGGYFSFRFAELVGESGKVYGIDTDRKFLEFLETNAKKQGYSNIVTVLAAGKGFPLSSNKLDLVFLRNVCHHIPDRVDYFRELATCLKPDGRVVIIDYSGKGSWSFHRMFGHYVDKETISSEMSEAGYKLSGEYDFLPEQSFQVFRLTD
- a CDS encoding MFS transporter, whose amino-acid sequence is MKFKSYHLLFLAITVFFAMAGGAILAPVLPQMVEPLSSSPNEVAQLMAVYTISTAIFSLVIGHFVDRVNRKSVLVPCLVINGLMGLFSFFATDLQTLLILRFVQGIGIAGMMSLVMLVIGDVYSGIDRVHSMGRISMAIAIGSVTAPLIGGGLATIGWNYPFLFYVLSLPFALLVFLLLPETKECESSDGSGIGDAVRELRDFRILYTVFLSFAIFFLLFSIVVFLPFMLKDVFGFAAKEAGLVLSIQGLAIIMVASNIKKLAEKLSLIVLIGLGFTLVGISISLISWTASLPVLFLLLLLFGGGFGLCQTAIDSQIIQISPPRSRGGVLSIHNTMKYVGQSASPVVLGIILLFFDLHMVFLFSGIFGILVAVATLLFRGRFIVENSI
- a CDS encoding ABC transporter ATP-binding protein, coding for MSSDTKPLLEYHNVTVRKKERNVLDSISLNIDVGENVAIIGPNGSGKSSLIKTITRDYYPLADCEDLVFRIMGKDVWDLFEMRHFLGLVSYDLQEEYERNVSGLDAVISGFFSSIGLYPNHRISPEMKEKALGLLELLGISHLSEKKMSEMSTGEARRVLIARALVHDPQTLVLDEPSNSLDMSSRHVFRETLRKIASAGKSIILVTHDLDDVIPEVGRVVLLKEGQIFLEGPKEDILTAGNLSELFDMDVEVACEKGYYRTWIDPLSL
- a CDS encoding replication factor C large subunit — translated: MAESIEWVEKYRPQSLSDLVGNKKSVVDMREWAESWLTGTPEKRAAILYGPAGVGKTSAAHALARDFGWETIELNASDQRTAGAIERVAGSASKMSSLTGTSSKRLIILDEADNMHGNADRGGSRAVGNIIKTTDQPIVLIANDLYGLTPTIRSNCIELKFNSVQGRSMIPALKKICVEEKIMCGVGVLEKLAENAGGDMRSAVKDLQAVSLGRDEIYIEDIATSERDTKENIFKVMGKIFKSTDPKSALQATYGLDETPENLIHWIDENLPLQYGTQEGAEEDVITGYRRLSKADRYLGRVRKRQSYRLWRYASVLMTCGTVVSKSHVSRGFTKYQPPSFWRKMGQLRSKRDMRDNIASRIGDHCNESMRYSRTDLAHLYGRMLKDDAYAVDVTVDLDLTVDEIVYLTGGKKVTKGIQKIYDLAQEKRSTYGTDDAPVFFEKKAARKVQDKKQMDLNQIMQNAASKGNSDAAESSKAADPATKAEPKPEPKPVAKAKPQKTLFDF
- the mtxX gene encoding methanogenesis marker protein Mmp4/MtxX; the encoded protein is MDVVRKRALSNTAKVAIGVRDPTPKMISSIEKAHDEGYAHVILVGDKQEIDAVGTSLEIINTHEPELVLGDLLASGSVDAAVRGTAKASGTLSHLKDVLKIDRLHRMAFLLTSEGVPFFLAPVGIDEGNNLSDKITLVKLGVEHMRRFGVEPVVGVLSGGRMGDLGRHENIDRTLADADFLASRLRENGICAKHYTILIEDAIKEANFIFAPDGITGNLIFRTLVFLGGGDGIGAPVLMDDHVFVDTSRVGGHYTKAIMIASALVDMKNERNRS
- a CDS encoding tetrahydromethanopterin S-methyltransferase subunit A, translating into MYELWGVDIETVACGWPVVKGDCSAGNSDSCIAVITLASSLEPYDEAAMWGTCKTENLGAEKIIINTVSNSNIRYLLICGSESRGHLAGKTLVALHKNGIDEDGRIIGSDGAIPFIENVSRDVIERFQKQVSLIERIGLVDIDEIRRIVDEYKGKEGPYCEAAFVVESARKKSRPVMDITSGDIMVSGDVMLDSASGIVCEVDSE
- the mtrH gene encoding tetrahydromethanopterin S-methyltransferase subunit H, which translates into the protein MFRFQKEQEIVNIAGVKIGGQPGELATALAGTIFYEGHSIVEDADAGIFDRAGAEALVNMQDSMSDETGNPAIVHIFANTFESMEKYIDFVTSVSDSPFIIDSPQPAVRMACAEYVTDIGLADKTIYNSINMSISDEECASLAKSDIDSSIILGFNAMDSSLDGRMALLENGGKLMDRGLLEIADECGITNVLIDPSITPMGDGAGIALRMTMTAKAKWGYPVGSGIHNAPSSWSWLKAKKKEDSLVYKMCDIGTVSMQQLAGGDFVLYGPIENSKYTFPLAAMADIMISEASSDLDIEPSSSHPLNLLV